A genomic segment from Limosilactobacillus sp. encodes:
- a CDS encoding class I SAM-dependent DNA methyltransferase, translating to MIYHSFAQLYDQLFDDQLYEDWAQYTLEHGGEKATTILDLAGGAGRLAVLLAKAGKEMTVVDLSADMLALAAQHATAAGVELNLLQADMRDLSGLSEYDMVTCYADSFSYLDNLADVTTSFHQVHDHLKAGGRFLFDVITPYQTDVIYPGYMYNYEDDDHQHAFMWRSYGNDEVEHGVIHDLAFFNQLDNGQYERVGETHFERSYPLADLQQALVTAGFNQVRVSADFGRMAPNEETTRLFFDCHK from the coding sequence ATGATTTACCATAGCTTTGCCCAGCTGTATGATCAGCTCTTCGACGACCAGCTTTATGAGGACTGGGCGCAGTACACGCTGGAACACGGTGGCGAAAAGGCGACGACTATCCTTGATCTGGCAGGCGGTGCCGGTCGCCTGGCCGTTTTGTTGGCGAAAGCAGGCAAGGAAATGACCGTCGTGGATCTGTCGGCGGACATGTTGGCGCTGGCGGCCCAGCACGCCACCGCCGCGGGAGTTGAGCTAAACCTGCTCCAGGCGGACATGCGGGATCTTTCCGGTCTGTCCGAGTACGACATGGTGACCTGCTATGCGGACTCGTTTAGCTACCTTGATAATTTAGCGGACGTCACCACCAGTTTTCACCAGGTTCACGACCACCTCAAAGCAGGCGGCCGTTTTCTCTTTGACGTGATCACGCCCTACCAGACGGACGTCATCTATCCCGGCTACATGTACAATTATGAGGACGATGATCACCAGCACGCCTTCATGTGGCGCAGCTACGGAAATGATGAGGTTGAACACGGGGTGATTCACGACCTGGCCTTCTTTAATCAGCTGGACAATGGTCAATATGAACGGGTGGGCGAAACCCACTTCGAGCGCAGCTACCCGTTAGCCGACCTCCAACAGGCATTGGTTACGGCGGGCTTTAACCAGGTGCGTGTCAGTGCTGACTTTGGTCGCATGGCGCCCAACGAGGAGACGACGCGCTTGTTCTTTGACTGTCATAAATAG
- the rsfS gene encoding ribosome silencing factor gives MESKQLLEMVVKAADGRRAEDIVALKVDEISPMADYFVIMTGGSDRQVQAIANAIIEKAHENQVNIGSVEGKNHAKWVLIDLGDVVVHVFREETRSFYNLEKLWSDAPLVNIDQWVND, from the coding sequence ATGGAAAGCAAACAGTTACTGGAAATGGTTGTCAAGGCTGCCGATGGACGGCGGGCCGAAGACATTGTTGCCCTGAAGGTGGACGAGATTAGCCCAATGGCCGATTACTTTGTGATCATGACCGGGGGCTCCGATCGGCAGGTTCAGGCGATTGCCAATGCCATTATCGAAAAGGCCCACGAAAACCAGGTCAACATCGGGAGCGTCGAGGGGAAGAACCATGCCAAGTGGGTCCTGATCGACCTTGGTGACGTGGTCGTTCACGTCTTCCGGGAAGAGACCCGGAGCTTCTACAACCTTGAAAAGCTGTGGTCCGATGCTCCGCTGGTGAACATCGACCAGTGGGTTAACGACTAA
- the yqeK gene encoding bis(5'-nucleosyl)-tetraphosphatase (symmetrical) YqeK, whose amino-acid sequence MTSEIIDYRHHYVPLTRDQLVDRLHQALKEKRFHHVLRVEQTAIHLAKQNGVDVEKASIAGLCHDYAKQRPDRDFINEIHQKGLDPELLNYGNAIWHGIVGAELIKDELGIWDEDILNAVRHHTTGAAVMSKLEQVIYMADYIEPARDFAGVETARQLTEQDLGAGVAYQTKHTLEYLIENNKPVYPKTIETYNAWVPAYEGKID is encoded by the coding sequence ATGACTAGTGAGATTATTGACTATCGTCACCATTACGTTCCGCTGACCCGTGACCAGCTGGTTGACCGGCTTCACCAGGCCCTCAAGGAGAAACGCTTCCACCACGTCTTGCGGGTTGAGCAGACCGCCATTCATCTGGCCAAGCAAAACGGCGTGGACGTGGAAAAGGCCAGCATTGCCGGTTTGTGCCACGACTATGCCAAGCAGCGGCCGGATCGGGACTTCATCAATGAAATTCACCAAAAGGGGCTGGACCCCGAACTGCTGAATTATGGCAACGCCATTTGGCACGGGATTGTCGGCGCCGAACTGATCAAGGACGAGCTAGGCATCTGGGATGAGGACATCTTGAATGCGGTTCGCCACCACACGACCGGGGCGGCCGTCATGTCCAAATTGGAACAGGTCATCTACATGGCCGACTACATTGAACCGGCCCGCGATTTTGCCGGGGTGGAGACCGCCCGGCAGCTGACCGAGCAGGACCTGGGTGCCGGCGTGGCCTACCAGACCAAGCACACCTTGGAATACTTGATTGAAAATAACAAACCAGTGTACCCGAAGACGATTGAAACCTATAACGCCTGGGTACCAGCTTACGAAGGGAAGATTGACTAG
- a CDS encoding nicotinate-nucleotide adenylyltransferase gives MQRCRVIATPQPRVQPETVMMEKRRRVGIYGGTFNPVHNAHLLVADQVGHTLSLDQVRFMPDANPPHVDHKSAIDAETRLAMLQLAIKDNPLFAIEGSELERGGISYTYDTMKDLIEKNPTTEYYFIIGGDMVDYLSKWHRIDELVRLPRFHFVGVRRPGAKNESDYPVIWVDVPPVGFSSTDVRNRIRRGQSIRYMVPQAVANYIKEHHLYHD, from the coding sequence ATGCAGCGTTGTCGAGTCATTGCAACCCCGCAGCCGCGGGTGCAACCAGAAACGGTGATGATGGAAAAACGGCGGCGGGTCGGAATTTACGGCGGAACCTTTAACCCGGTTCACAATGCCCACTTGCTGGTGGCGGACCAGGTCGGCCATACCCTGTCGCTTGATCAGGTTCGCTTTATGCCGGATGCCAATCCGCCCCACGTTGATCACAAGTCGGCAATTGATGCCGAGACGCGGCTGGCAATGCTCCAGCTGGCGATTAAGGATAATCCGCTCTTCGCAATTGAAGGAAGCGAACTGGAGCGGGGCGGCATTAGCTACACCTACGACACGATGAAGGATTTGATTGAGAAGAATCCGACCACCGAATACTACTTCATCATCGGCGGTGACATGGTGGACTATTTGAGCAAGTGGCACCGGATCGACGAACTGGTGCGCCTGCCCCGTTTCCACTTTGTCGGGGTTCGGCGGCCGGGTGCCAAGAACGAATCGGACTATCCAGTCATCTGGGTGGACGTCCCACCGGTGGGCTTTAGTTCCACCGACGTCCGCAACCGGATTCGGCGGGGGCAGTCGATTCGCTACATGGTTCCCCAGGCGGTTGCGAACTATATAAAGGAGCATCATTTATATCATGACTAG
- the yhbY gene encoding ribosome assembly RNA-binding protein YhbY: MKLRGKQKRFLRAQANHLQPIFAVGKEGLTKNWLAQLDGALDRRELIKVNILQNADVDTDELKSFIEDNTDIQVVQTIGRVLVLFKVSANKDLRNLSERVARI; the protein is encoded by the coding sequence ATGAAGTTAAGAGGAAAGCAAAAACGTTTCTTGCGGGCGCAGGCCAACCACCTGCAGCCGATTTTTGCGGTTGGCAAGGAGGGCTTGACCAAAAACTGGCTGGCCCAGCTCGACGGTGCTCTGGACCGGCGGGAGCTGATCAAGGTCAACATCCTGCAGAATGCCGATGTTGACACTGACGAATTAAAATCATTTATTGAAGATAATACCGATATCCAGGTCGTCCAGACGATCGGTCGGGTCTTAGTCTTGTTTAAGGTTTCCGCAAATAAGGATCTGCGGAACCTGTCGGAGCGCGTTGCGCGAATTTAA
- the yqeH gene encoding ribosome biogenesis GTPase YqeH has translation MSEQQEELRCIGCGAVIQSTDPKAPGYTPQSAIEKGLANDELYCQRCFRLRHYNEIAPVSLSDDDFLKLLSQIGQTDALIVYVVDIFDFNGSLIPGLHRFVGQNPILLVGNKEDLLPRSLRRSKLRDWIRQQANLAGLRPVDTVLVSAKKNHQIDDLLETIEHYRQGRDVYVVGVTNVGKSTMINQIIKTRTGIQDLITTSRFPGTTLDKIEIPLDDGHRLIDTPGIIHAHQMAHVLSPKALKLVAPQKEIKPRTYQLNPEQTLFLGGIARFDYLKGERVGVAAYFDNNLMIHRTKLANADTFYEKHVGELLTPPTSDELADFPPLEKEEFHVHEKSDIVFEGLGWITVPAGVTVAAWVPKGVGALVRRAMI, from the coding sequence ATGAGTGAGCAGCAAGAAGAATTGCGTTGCATTGGCTGTGGAGCGGTGATCCAATCCACCGACCCCAAGGCCCCGGGCTACACGCCGCAGTCGGCGATTGAAAAGGGCCTGGCCAACGATGAATTGTACTGCCAGCGCTGCTTCCGGCTTCGCCACTACAACGAAATTGCGCCGGTTTCCCTGTCCGACGACGACTTTTTGAAATTGCTGAGCCAGATCGGCCAGACGGATGCCCTGATCGTTTACGTGGTCGACATCTTTGACTTCAACGGCAGCCTGATTCCAGGCCTTCACCGGTTCGTCGGCCAAAACCCAATCCTGTTGGTCGGCAACAAGGAGGATCTCCTGCCCCGCTCCCTGCGGCGGTCCAAGCTGCGTGACTGGATTCGTCAGCAAGCCAACCTGGCAGGGCTGCGGCCGGTGGATACGGTCCTGGTTTCGGCCAAGAAGAACCACCAGATTGATGACCTTCTGGAGACGATTGAGCACTATCGGCAGGGGAGAGACGTCTACGTGGTCGGCGTCACCAACGTCGGCAAGTCGACGATGATCAACCAGATCATCAAGACACGGACCGGGATCCAGGACCTGATTACGACCTCCCGCTTCCCGGGAACGACCCTGGACAAGATCGAGATTCCGCTGGACGATGGTCACCGCCTGATCGACACGCCGGGAATTATCCATGCTCACCAGATGGCTCACGTCCTGTCGCCAAAGGCCCTCAAGCTGGTGGCACCGCAAAAGGAGATCAAGCCCCGGACCTACCAACTGAATCCGGAGCAGACCCTTTTCTTAGGTGGCATTGCGCGCTTTGACTACCTTAAGGGTGAACGGGTCGGCGTGGCGGCCTACTTCGACAACAACCTGATGATTCACCGGACCAAGCTGGCCAATGCGGATACGTTCTACGAAAAGCACGTCGGTGAACTCCTGACGCCGCCGACCAGTGACGAGCTGGCTGATTTCCCACCGCTGGAGAAAGAGGAGTTTCACGTCCACGAAAAGAGCGACATCGTCTTTGAAGGCCTCGGCTGGATCACCGTCCCCGCGGGGGTTACGGTGGCCGCCTGGGTACCAAAGGGTGTCGGTGCCCTGGTTCGCCGGGCAATGATTTAG
- a CDS encoding YqeG family HAD IIIA-type phosphatase translates to MFEKFKPTWMVKSVYNVSPQQLKQHGIRAVFSDLDNTLIAWNNPNGTPELHRWMEELDQAGIPLIVISNNSKKRIGKAVADLDLPFMARSMKPFSYGITRARKKLGLKKHEVVMVGDQLMTDVIAANRAGVYSLLVKPLINTDKWITWPNRQMGNFVWRELKKQYPNLKWQEGLEDE, encoded by the coding sequence GTGTTTGAAAAATTTAAACCAACCTGGATGGTGAAGAGCGTCTACAACGTTTCACCCCAGCAATTAAAGCAGCATGGGATTCGGGCGGTGTTTAGTGACCTGGATAACACCTTGATTGCCTGGAACAATCCGAACGGAACCCCCGAACTCCACCGCTGGATGGAAGAACTTGACCAGGCGGGGATCCCACTGATCGTGATTTCGAACAATAGCAAGAAACGGATCGGCAAGGCGGTAGCCGACTTAGACCTGCCCTTTATGGCGCGGTCGATGAAGCCATTCAGCTACGGCATTACCCGGGCCCGTAAGAAGCTCGGCTTGAAGAAGCATGAGGTGGTGATGGTCGGCGATCAACTGATGACCGACGTGATCGCGGCTAACCGAGCCGGCGTTTACAGCCTCTTAGTCAAGCCGCTGATCAACACCGACAAGTGGATCACCTGGCCAAATCGCCAGATGGGTAACTTCGTTTGGCGGGAACTGAAGAAGCAGTACCCGAACTTGAAATGGCAGGAGGGACTAGAAGATGAGTGA
- the rplT gene encoding 50S ribosomal protein L20, whose product MRVKGGTVTRARRKRIMKLAKGYRGSKHRLFKTAKDQVMKSYVYAFRDRKVNKRKFRELWIARINAGARMNDISYSKLMHGLKLANIDINRKMLADLAVNDPKAFTALVDEAKKALN is encoded by the coding sequence ATGCGAGTTAAAGGTGGAACTGTTACGCGCGCACGTCGTAAGCGCATTATGAAGTTAGCAAAGGGTTACCGTGGTTCAAAGCACCGTCTGTTCAAGACTGCTAAGGACCAAGTAATGAAGAGTTACGTTTACGCTTTCCGTGATCGGAAGGTCAACAAGCGTAAGTTCCGTGAACTCTGGATCGCCCGGATCAACGCTGGTGCCCGGATGAACGACATTAGCTACAGCAAGTTAATGCACGGACTGAAGCTGGCTAACATTGACATCAACCGGAAGATGTTGGCTGACCTGGCCGTTAACGACCCAAAGGCATTCACTGCCCTGGTTGACGAAGCCAAGAAGGCCCTCAACTAA
- the rpmI gene encoding 50S ribosomal protein L35, translated as MPKMKTNRAAAKRFKRTAKGGFKSGNSFTSHRFHGKTKKQRRQLRGLSMMDKSNVKRYKKLLPFK; from the coding sequence ATGCCAAAGATGAAGACTAACCGCGCTGCTGCAAAGCGTTTCAAGCGTACCGCTAAGGGTGGATTCAAGAGTGGTAACTCATTTACCAGCCACCGTTTCCACGGTAAGACCAAGAAGCAACGTCGTCAATTACGTGGCTTGAGCATGATGGACAAGTCCAACGTAAAGCGTTACAAGAAGTTATTACCATTCAAGTAA
- the infC gene encoding translation initiation factor IF-3, with the protein MIVNNGIRAREVRLIDQNGEQLGIKSKREALQLAEDANLDLVLVAPKARPAVARIMDYGKYRFEMQKKEREARKKQKTVTVKEIRLSPSIDTNDFNVKLNRVRKFIAKGDKVRVSLRFRGRAITHKDIGRDMIERMAEETSDIATVVQRPKMEGRSIFLTLAPIADKAKN; encoded by the coding sequence ATGATTGTCAATAACGGTATTCGTGCACGCGAGGTGCGCCTGATTGACCAAAATGGTGAACAATTGGGTATCAAGTCAAAGCGAGAAGCACTTCAATTGGCAGAAGATGCCAATCTTGATTTGGTGTTAGTAGCACCAAAGGCACGGCCAGCTGTTGCCCGCATTATGGATTACGGTAAGTACCGTTTCGAGATGCAAAAGAAAGAGCGTGAAGCTCGTAAGAAGCAGAAGACAGTAACTGTCAAGGAAATTCGCCTGAGCCCATCCATCGACACGAACGACTTCAATGTTAAGTTGAACCGGGTTCGCAAGTTCATCGCCAAGGGCGACAAGGTACGGGTTTCATTGCGTTTCCGTGGCCGTGCGATCACGCACAAGGATATCGGTCGTGACATGATTGAACGGATGGCTGAAGAAACGTCCGACATTGCTACTGTTGTCCAACGTCCAAAGATGGAAGGGCGGAGCATTTTCTTAACGCTCGCCCCAATTGCTGATAAAGCGAAAAATTAA